TCACTAAGATGTTTTAAAGAAGCAGAAATGAAAATTGGCTTAACAGTACAATGTAAATCTTACACTATAGTGTTGATTTTAGACAGATATTtatacagtttttatttttaaaaaaactttaattagtaaaatattgtgtgtgtgtgtgtgtgtgttttggtgggGGGTGTAAGGTTGAAGAGGTCCATTTGAGGACATTCCTCATATCACTGCTCATTTCCTGATAGCATCGTGATGACTTTGGCCTGCGTGTTGTGATAGGTCAGCAGAACCGAACGCAAACTTCTTGAGATTGTTTTTCGTATCCCACGCAAACTTAAACAAAACCAGTGGTTAAACCTGATCAGTCTCTCACTGATGGACTGTGACAGGATCCCACATCAGGTTACACCGTTGGTAAACATTAGATTTTATCAAGATGTGTAACTACGTACCTTAATAAGgacacaattttattttttacgaCTTGGAAATATGTTGCATGGACACCGTGTTTTAAAAATCCTAATCGTTTCGAAATCCTTTGGTAGGCacataaataatcaataataggATTaatgattttcacacacaggaaCATTTGCAGAAAGATATTTTAGTCAACCATAAAGCATGCACTAGGGTTAATTGACCATTTGGGGTCCTTTACTACACTAATGAAGTGGGCAGAAGTAGGCTTATTTATGTTAAAGCTGGCTTTGCTACATTCTTTGGCCCCTTCATCAGCGCTTGTGAAGCTGTGATTATTTCAGGGTCCTCTTAGGTAAAGTCGCTTTACGGAGGGGTTAGCACATCTGGAATCAATAGCGCTAGGCTGAGTAACTAAAGGTTTTTGGGGGGGAGAAGGGTCTACAGGTTAGGCTAGTTACAGCTTTGGCCCTGGGGGTCCGTATGTCCCTGACTTCAAAATAGACTTGATTGCTCCCAGCTGGCAGCCCTAACTCACCCGGTGTCAGAGCTCTCCTCTGATGTCAACCTTGTCAGTATCAAGGCTAGACAGGACAATGTAAAGCCAGAGACAAAGCAGCAATACGAGGACATATGAGCAGAGATATGTTTTCTGGCTGCGTTATATTATTGGTGGTAAAACCGCAGGGTTGGACTTGGTGAAACTGATAGAATAACACTAAGAGTTTCAAAACAGCTCATCTGAACGACGAAGGCATATCATGCTTATACATACACAAAGCTGATCAACAAAAATACTTCTTTTTCAATACTTAAAATTCTCCAGATTGTATTTATACTAATTGTTGAGGAGAACTCTTTCTATGACACCCATACCAATATGGTATAATGACCTATGACTACATTTAGAATGCATCCATAAGGCATTATATACTGTCCGCCTTTATCATTATATATGAAAAGGCATTACAGTTTATTGTAATGTTCATAATTCATTTATACCCTGCTAATAGAATGGATTATAAGCCGTGTTCGTGACATGTTACATGTTCGAGACCAAAGCAGTTCTGCCCcagtttattagtgtgttatgtttaatcacagacacacactaacaagttCTTGGTAAAGTGATTGACACGATCATTGTAGTATGATTTTCTAGAGAATTTCTCTGTTAAtaactgatttatttctttGGTAGTGGTTTTTATAAAGTGTTATGAAGTGCAATAAAGATAgctaatatataataataaagatagCTAAGTCTAATGCATTTTCTAAATTTTTATAACAATGTGCATGTATAACGCTTTATGAATGCATTGTGATATGATATGAGCGCCTTCACTCTTTAGCAGTCATTTTAAAGCACATTTCCATGCTTTCCTCTTTTACCAAGTAGAAACAGCATGTGGCATGTGCTAAAAGTAGAACTCTTAGTGAGTAAAGTAAAAGATACTCTTTCTAATTCATTTGGTTTATTATCCAGAGAGGCGTAAAAATATTGAatctcaaaaaaataaatagaaggTACAGTGAAAGAGATGACTATAGTAATAACAGTGTGTTTTTTATAGACAAAATAACCCGATTCTCTTATGACTCCCattgtctttcttttccttttccatgcttgtgttatttttttaaacgctgatttaattccttccttccatctcgGTCGATTGTGATTTCAGCAGAAAAATGCTGAGTGCATAGTCGTATAAATCAGCTCAGAGGTCCAAAAGGTCGAGTTCACGCTGAACCGGTCGGATATCCATCATAATACCCTGGCACAAATGCTTACCATGGCGACCGGGGTTACCAAATACCAATGTTTTTATGCTTattcaatacattttaaaaaaataaaaataaaaatttagatTCATGTAATACTACTATGTCAAGCTTTGGAAATACAAAAGAAGTAAAACAGATGTATGTCCAGAAAAATAGTCATTGTATCCtccaatattattttaaatgttattagATAAAATATATGCAAAGAATTAAATATGTCTTCTTGCTCACCATCATTTCATGATAATTATTCTGTAGGACACCAAACAATCTCAGTGGCTCTTCCTAAACCATGATGCTTGTATTATCGTTTTGAAAATATGCTAATAATAATGCCAGCCTCAATATCTCTTCAAAGCATTTTATATTATGCAATGTCaaagtgtctgtctgtttgcatCCAGAgacaattttaaatataaaataagttCCAATAAAtttatatagtaatatatacagtaatattttGTCTGTTCGGGTTGTTATTCCTGATCTTTCCTCTAGTTTCcagttgaatttatttatagCCGACTAGTTTTTAAGTCTGGATTCAatccatttaatttaattgaacaTCCACACAGGTGATTAACTATAAAAACTCaataataaatactaaacaTTGATAATGGTAGGTTGTAATCTCCACCACTGTaagtaaatagataaaaaaatagTCCTCAGACCCCACTATGAGAACCACTGGTCTAAATCATTCAGGAAAAAAACGTAGCTTTAGATTTGTCTTTGAGTACTTCTAAAAGATTTGGAAAACTCGAAATGTCTTGCTGAGAAAATCTCGCTGTACAGAAGCTGGCTGATTTTCTCTCTTCACATCCTCCACAAGGTGCAAGAACTAATCCATTTATAAAAGAGTGTTATTAATACGTCCTTTTGTCCTTAACACTTAGTTACACTTTTCCCTTGCTTTCAAAACAGCGCCAATCCTGATAAATTATCCAGCTTGGTTTGACAAGCTACCAGCTTTCAGAATAGTGGTGTAGGTAGTTATCTTTCACACCGTCTTTGCCCGGTGgtacattcttttatttttttataataaacatttaagatTCTTAGTAAATCATGTGTCTCATGTGTTATTTTCTAAATCCATGTGTTTATGAATTAGTAGAGGTATTTTAGAAAACTTTCATTTTGACCAAAGTACCAACAAGCCTTGCTTGCTTGATTTGGTAGCTGGTCAAACCAAACTGTACTCTTCAGTGAGGATGTTTTCTACGGAATTGTGTTCCAGTGTTTGTCAAGCTCTTCACATACAGATTTAGCCCTAAGCAACCTGCAGTCATTCTGGAAAATCCCAGTGTGTTGTCTGGACATGAAGCAGAAAAGTCAGCCTCAGAGTCTGACTAACAACTGAAAATCCTGTTTTATGTTAATTTCCATTTGCGACATGTTCACGTTACATAATAAGATACCGCTATCGGTTGATGCGACTCATATTTTGACTGttattttatctattatctGATAGATAACTGTTTTGGAAAAGGCTGGAGTTCTTTATGACTTATTTTTGTAACAACAAATTACTTGCACATCTATTTCCGATAATGTCATTCGAGCCATTTTAGCACACTAAAGCATTTCTTCTCTAAACTGGACTTTACTGACTGTAGTACAGataaatgttgtgtgtgaacTGCCTAGATTTGCAGAAAGAAACgcttgaaaaataaaacacttgagcTATTTTGTGCCTCTTATTTAATGATCACAGCCCTGTAGCAATACTGTGGTACTTTATATACAAAGATGTGACATCTCCAGCTACTATAAACCTAATCGAATGACTGAATCTGTTTTCTGTAAGTCATATGTTAATAAATCtagatgacttttttttttttgccccctACACCGAGGTCAGTTGAGGACAGAATTTGGTCACCCAAGGTCAGGCCGTATCTTGGTAGGCTGCCAACTGCAGTCATGTAAGCTCCTCAACCAAACACAGCGTGAGAAATAAACCCGGGTCAAAAGGTTGACATATTCTCTTTAATAATGTGTGATATTTTCTCTTAAAATACAGCCTTTTTTGAGGTAGACCAATACAGTTCAAGAACATTATCGTTTTCAAAACAGACATCAAAAAAGACATGAAATAAATACTTTCATGTACAAtatgttgcaaaaaaaaaaatgaggtagAAATGGTTACAGAAAATGTACAAGAACAAGAACCTAGATCAAAGTTACTGTACTAATAGATTCAAAACAGCTAATAAATGCTCATTTTGTTGAACAAACTGCTAACGTGCCTATATATACCTTTGGAAAGTGGGATATTTGGTTGGATTAAAATCtcatgagtctgatataaaacagaTTTTGGGACTAGAAGAGGGCAGTGCTCTATTATAGTATTGCGTCTACACTATAACATGTGTAGTCAGAGTGCAAGACTTCTGGGTTTAATGTGCACTTTAATGTGTATGCAGATCATCATGATCGACTGCATTCTGTGTCATGACCGAAGCCACCAGCTAAGCTTGAACGACGCTATAAGGCTCAAGGAGAACGATGACCAAATGAGAAAGAAACAAGAGGATGAGAAAGAAGTAATGAACTCCAAGGTCTCTCAATCCCTTCCAATACAATCCCTTGTAAATGTAGttatgtttggaaatgatttgcGTAACTTTTGCAGCACAATGGCATTAGCACACTCGGTAGCATTTGGAGTAAAAGCCAAAATCGATAGCATTGGTAGAAGCTTCTGGATTGTCTacgtgtagtgtgtatcagcagtgtgtgtgtgtgtgtacaagaaaCTGCATGACACAACCGATTTTTAGACATGATTAGCTGCCAGTTGCATACAAATCTGCTCTGATTAATCTTTGGGCTGGTTTCTGTTATCTGAGTTATGCATAATAGGATTATAATATCTTTAAACCGTCATTAAAACCAAATTCAGCATGATTTATGGAAAAAATGATCTGAACAGTTTGTCCAACAAAATCAAACATCTTGACCTGCCATCTACAAGAACGTTTCATGAAGAcaatcatcactccatcaaaatCTACATCCAAAATAAATGGAAAGGATGAAGgaaatatgtgtatgtatatatatatatatagaattacAAAAATTGTGGATTTTTATGGCATCAGATATCCCCTGAAATACCTGAATTACATTCAACGTTAGTCTTTGTAGCATTTTCAAGTTTTCTCCTATGAGGTAATATCACagctgaagtgtgtgtacagatctgtgaccactctctctctctctctctctctctctctcactctcgctctgtcccacacacacatacacacacacacaactgtgaaCCACCTCAATATTCACTACTAAGACCCTAAGGTTACATACATTCGTTATCATTTCTGAGGTAAAGAAATTCTTCCTGAGTATTTCAAACAAGACTACAtatactaagaaaaaaaaatagtaagcAGAAGAGAATACTAGACTTTTTTGCTCTTGCATTTCCAGGGTCCAAAGAGACTGTCTCAGGAAATCAGAAATCTGGGTAAGGAATGTGAGATGGACTGCAGGAACTCTTGGTTAGGGGTTATGGGTTAACGCCCCAGAAAATTGCGGATATTCCACAAGTGTCTGGTTTGTACAGTGTACAGAGCAGATTGTGCAGACAGTAAGGGCcagtctcactctttctctcttacttcCTATGTCTTAATACTATTTGGGTAGAGATGCATACACTTTTCATGAAAAGACCGTGCTTTGACAAAGTGCACACGATATGACCACGGTCTAACAATGAACTTGTTTTGCACAATATTGTTGGTTTTAAGCGGGTTGCATAACGGTGGTTGCCTTTTGGTAAAATGCTGTCAATAGGGCAGGTATCATTTAAAAGCGATATGGTGCTCTTCTATCATTTTTTGGTCAAAAACAATTCATTTGCTCCAATACATCCCAAGCCGTTTAACACCAAAATATCAATTTGGagaaaaatcaaaataataaaaaatataatgccATTGGAGCAGACAGGCAATAAATAGGATCCTGAGAATTGCAGTTAATGGGGGCATTATTAATATAGTCCAGGGTCATTCCAGGATCAAGGCTGATCAGAATCCTAGTGAAATTCaggaaaatatttcagattttctATTAGCAAACAACTAGCAATTGCCCCCTCTGATAAATGCctaatatttaatttctttggggaagaaaaataaagtatatgtttatttatagaaaaacaGCACACCATGGCATGTTTCCAAGACAAGAAAGTGTTCGTTCTAAAATGCCTTTTCACCGTAAAATGTAATCTCCCAAAATAACCCCCCTTTTTGGCTGCAAAGTATGTAgctacaaaaagaaaacaaagagaaaaaaaaaaggaaaaaagtatCCATGAGGCTTTCGACCTCTGCACAAAGGTAACCAGTCCCGATTCCAGTGGCTGAACTGTCTCTTAGTGGCTATACACCTTGCTCCATTCCATGCAAGTGTCCAGTTCTTTGGGGGCCCCATGCGGTCGCACCTTACAGAAAGCGCTCTCGAAGTCTTTGAAGGCTGGCGAGGAGAGGGGCACGCCAAGGCCGTGCATCTGACCAGTGCCTGAAGCTGATGCTGAGGCCAGAGCCTGCTGACTGAGCTGCAGCAGCTCACGTGCAGAGAATCCATCGCAGCGCTGCAGTACAGCTGCCAGCTCCTGTTCACTCAGACTGCAGCCATGAGGCCCAAGTGCTTGCAAGAGCAGCTGTCTGCGTCCACTTCCATCCGGCAGGCTGATATGGTAGCGCTTAGCCATGCAGCGCAGCAGCGGCTCTTTCAGAAGCTCTGGGTGACGCGTGGAACACACAACCATCACCATGCCACGCTGCACCTTCTCCAACTGTGCCTGCAGCTGCTGTCTGAGACCCTCATCATCCTCAAAGGCCTCTACCTCACTCAGCAGTACCACTGCTGGCTGACGTGCTGCAGCCACCGAGAACAGCATTCCCAGAAGCTGCTCAGCCTCGGCCTTCCACTTGGATAGCAAAATGGTGCCATTCAGCCTGAAGAAAGTGGCCCCAAGCTGGGTGGCCATGGAGTGCGCCAGTGTGGTTTTGCCACCCCCTCGTGGACCAAACAGTAGCACAGTCCGGGGGGGGCGAAGAGAACTGTCAGAACGCAGTGCTGGCCACAGCAGCTCATCTTCCAAGACTGCTTTAATACGCGCATGACCAACAAGATCTGACCACAGTGGAGGCATTGAGCAGTCCTGTAGCTCATTATTTATAACATCCAGAAGCCGCTGCTCTGTACTTTTTAGCGGCTCAGAGTGTTTGAGTGAGCGCTGTTGCTGTGGAAAGCCATGCTCGGCTCCTCCGTTCTCTCCTGTCATGGCTGTTGGGGGGCTGTACTCGCCGGCTGTTCCATATGCTGGCGAAAGTAGTGGTTTCAGGCCACTATATTTGCCCACCTCATCACCTGCAATGCCTGGCTGTGATCCAGGTTTGCTGGGCTTGAATGCCTGTGGGTCTGCACTGGTAGTAACAAACCCATTTCCTCTGCATTCTGCTTTGTCGCCTATACTATATGGCGAGTCTCCACCAGACTTTAAGGCTTCATAGCTATATTTCCTATAGCGTGATCtcccttcctcctcttcctcttcaggaGCCATGTCAAATGCCTTCCTCTTCAGTGAACCTGCTGTCTCTGAGCTGCCCAGACTACTGTTCTGGTAACTGTAGCTGCCTCCTACTACTGTGGGCCGTGAACTGATGGGAGTTGGAGCAGCTATACCAGAGGGAAGGTAAGGGGGAGTTGGGTGGCTGTAGGTGGGTGCAAGGCTGGTCTGGTGGGGGTAGGTGGCAGGGGGATAGTTATAAACTGGTGCAGAGGGTGTGTAGCTGGGCAAGAGGGTGGGTCCAGACTGCAGGGCATGAAGTGGCGCTGGGGGAAGTGCTGAGCTGCCTTGGGGACAGTATCCAGATGAGAGGTAGGTACCATTGTAGCTAGGTGGGTAGTCACTGGAATGGGGACCACTGCATGAACTGCTCCCACTGTAGCCTGAGTCTGACAGATTGCTGCTGCCTGCAGAGACACTGCCTGAGCCAGGTGGCATTGTGGGTGCTGGTGCCACCTTCAGACCATCGTGGGTAGACGGAGGAACCAAAGGGTAAGTTGAATCAGTGCTGTGAGAGAGGGGCCAGGGCTCCAGTTCACTCTTCTGGCTGCCATTGAGAGCCCCAAAGGCACCAGGCTCAGGATAGGCACCCACAACAGGGCGCTCATAGGCTGAGTCCAAGACACCTGAGTATTTTTCAGCATAGCGCTTAAGCAGGTTGGAGGCAGTGAGGGCTGAGATGTCATCATTGGCCCAGGCGTAGCTGTAGGAGCCACGGCCACGTGCTGAATACAGCTCTGGTTTGTGGGCGGGTGAGGAGGTGGTGGAAGATACATCCAAATGCTGCTCGGGCCACTGGCTCAGGGGCTGGGCATGCTCCGGGTTCCAGTGCATCTTCAACAGACCTGTTGGTTACAAAGAAACCCTTGTCAGAACAGAGAACACTGAAAGGACGGTACTACATAGAACACTTAGAAAGGTTAAATTTGAATGTGGTTTTCCATACTGCCCCATTACTTTCCTCCAAAGTAGTTAACCTTGTTCAAAGTAAAAACTGCAGCACCTGAcagcaaataaacacaacaataaagtgtaaaaaaaaattattttacagtgtTGCTCTAGTGTTTTACTTTTGTATTATTCCTTCTGCATTGTTCCACTGTTCAAAAGTTGATAAAAAActaaattatttgtaatatatttcaTAATTCAGCAATCCGTTCTTTTTTTCCGTGTTTGAAAATATTTGGTCTGTGGACATTCAGACTTCAGATTGGATAGATATTAAAAAATGGAGTATTCCTTtaaatttttaacatttcagcCATTATGAACTATATATTTATCCATGTTCTATATACTGTGGTTATATATATTAGGCTCTAGAAATCTTATATGCTGATTGCTAGTTGATAGGACCAGACTTCCCCaaagacacagaaaaacacacacacaaaaaaaagaaataatatctGTGTATTCCCCTGAGAGTAAAAGGGGTGGACTTGTTCTTTCCCCACTTAGAACGCATAGCTGCCATGTGCTAGCATCTGCAGCCCTCCCTGAGGAGCCATTGTTATCACCCAGTGTATGTTTGACTGAACGCCTGCTGTCCATCCCCTGCACCACATCGGCTTGTCCACAAAGCAATTCTCTAAAAGCCCTGTGCAGCCAGGACAGAGCGGGAGAGAGAATGGGGAGGGAGACAGTggggtaaagaaaaaaaaggagggggaTGGGAAAGCAGCACAGAATAGTTGTGCTATTCATCGGCTGCTTCCCATGAAACACTGGGAGCGTGGAATGTCTTTTCCTCTGGCTATCTGCGGCTCTGGACCCAGTGATTCATTACGCTGCCTTAATGTTAGAAGGATGAAAGAGAGACCAATAGAGTAATGATTGGGGAGAAAGACAAAACAGGATTTTTTTGAAACTCCTAATTCTTTTCTTGGATCCATTTTTATTACAACCCATTGATGGATCGGTTAAATAAGTGTGATTCTCGGATTTATGCATTTTCAGCAGTTTGAAAGAAATCACATTGAAACCTGTATTGGAAGGCAATTTGCTTCTCTTTGCAGAGGTATTAGCCTGAAATTCCTTACCTAGCTCGGCATTATTGAACTGTCACAAACCGGCCTGGGGTGAGACCTACGGCGGGAAAATATAGAGGTAAAAGAATAAAGTCGGTGAGCCTTTATTACAGGcgggatttttatttatttttttattctttttattcagaAAGTTATGATTCATTATTCATACTTCTGAAAATGTGTGTGGGGTGCCCCTTGCTTTATTGCCATTTAAATCAAACCTCAGGCTAATATACTGGGTTCTCCTTCAGGCTTTCTTCTAAACTTTGCCCTCCccctttcctcctctctctctctctctctctctctccttctctttctcctctccagATGGCCACTGCATTACCTTGTGCTCCATATTTAACGACCAAGGGCTTCAACTTTCCCACATTGCGAAAGAAGTCCTTCATTTAAATATATGTCAAACTATAAGAAAACGAGAAAAAGAGCATGAACTGAGACATAGAGTTGGAGGTCATTGTCCAGCCTGCAGAAACAGTAGATGTCCTGCAGGACATTCCCATCTGCAGGCTGGTAGGAGCAGAGCTGTGCGGAGCCCAATAATGGGGCCAGTGTGTGACAGAGATGGATGGCAGCCCAGGGGAGCTCATAAAACCTGCAgaagggaggggaggggagagagtgGACAACAGACGCACTGgccagtgtgtatttgtgcacatatgtgcatgcgcgtgtgtgtgtatgtgcacatgtGTGCGGACAAGGCTTGACATTAAGGAACTCAGCCGAGCAGCCAAACTGCTGTCCACTCCATCAATATACACGAGGTTGTGCACCCAGTCTCCCATATGCATGCACACTCATATACAGACGCGCTCTCTGGCCAGAGTGCCTGCTGTCCACTCACCCCCCCAAACCCCTCCCTTCTCCAGACAATCTCACGGATGAGCCATTTGGGATGGAAGGATATATTCCTGCTCCCATGAAGCGTAGGATAAAGACCAGGCGCTGACCTTCATCCCCAGCACCTATACAGCACCCTTTTGTCCTCTAACCTCACTGAACACTATTCCATCTAGCATTAAATGAACCGGACACGAGCTGCAGACTGCAATTACACCTCGGCCTGCGCTCAGATCCTGCTGTAATCTGACTGGTTCAATCATAGCTGTGCTGTAGATTCATTTATTCTAGCCCTGGAGAACAAACAGGAAGTACAGTACGATGGAGTTTAGAAAATGAAATCATATTGTCAAAGAGCGAATGTGATTAAAGTAAATGAAGTGTAGACAGTTtagttagtttagtttagttagaaAGTATAGTTTATGAGATTTGCTTCTTCTTTTGCTGAAGCTACAAATGCAAGTAAAAAGTCTTTTTTAGCAAAGTTAGAAAAGTCAGGCTTGAAAAGTCTTGTACAACAAACGGactgaataataaaaatttaaggAAGATTATGTCGATTTCATTTCTGGCACCTATGCATTAAGAAAAAGCTTTGGGGAATTGTATGCAATGTTCTCCTGTAGTGCAGCCTTCAGAACGGCAAAATGGTGCATATTAAAAACTCCAGTAAACCTCAGTGACTCTCAGAGactcacttaacaaagacagaAAAGCTCTTAAGCTCGCTCTATGTATGCCATTCCAAACACAGCGATATCCATATGACCAGCTCTGGGTTACATGTCACCCTCTGTAGCTGTAATCAACATGGGAAGCTGGCGAGTAAACAGAGGCACAGCAGTTGGATTAAGAAAAGAAGGCTTCACTTGCCGCCAGGCCCTATTGTCCACATGGACCCTTGCTGCCGCTGCTTTGTGGGAGGTGGACACTGAGGGCCTGACACAGCCACTCTGCACAAGACTCCAGGCctggcagagagacagatgttTCCACCGACCGCCTTACTGTCTCTGTGTCCATTGTTGCAATGGCCAGTCCAGCAGACGTCCCCTTAGCCTGACAATTCTGTTGGTTCTGAGACAAAGGAGAGGGATCCTATTGTCAAAGGCCTGCCTAATTATGGAAATCTTATTAATCTATTCAGCTGAGGTCCACCGACAGCTTTTGTGGTGCTCTGGGATTTATTGAGGGAGtttcgggtgtgtgtgtgcacttcgTATTGCATCTCATTTTTCTGGAAGGAGTGTGTAATGAAGATAGCGCACAAGCAGTGTTTCGGGCTTGACAGCATTAGAGTTCAGCGTGGAGTATGTTGGGGAGGTGTGAAGCACCAGCCCACAGTCGAACCACCTGCTATCTAATTTTAGCTAAAAGTTTGACCAATCAAACcaatttctttcttccttcttttttccGAACTCAGTGACAAAATTGTAGATATCTATCATAAAGACATTGTTGCTGGAAAAAAGCAATTAATGTGGCctgttgtttttggtttttacaAAATGTCTAAAATTGACCTGCACTGCAGTACCCACTATCAGCATGCGCACGGATATGTAGCGTTGACATGCAAATGCGACTACGGAGCCGATTTGCGGAAAAAGGCTAAAAATTAGATTTATGTAATAATCGGATTTGCCCtgctgtgtggaaaaaaacgACTTAGTCACATCTTCAAAAGGCTCAGTGGTGGGACTGGATTCCACCTCAGCCAAATGAATAACATAAACATAATCATAATGATAAACCAAACCCCTGTTTTTTTAAACGTGAAACAATGTTAAACACTTTAGGCAGAGCATGTGTGTACAAGCAACACCAGTTCTCTGTAACATGAGAAGAGCAGGCCAGAAGCAGTTTCACAGCTTCAATGAGATCTAcagcccatctctctctctctctctctctctctctctctctttctgcttttgttttcCTGTCTCGAAGAACAAAACCTACTCTCATGCTACATGCCTTCTGGGATAGGCGACCATTAAAGTTGGCAGAGTGTGGAAAGAGCTGCTATGAGCGCGAGCAGGAAGaatcaatccaatcaagcaggatTGCTCGCACGCTCCTGCCCCCACATGTCCTAATAAAACCACCCTAAAGATGGAGACCCTATATCTCGCACTGAATTTCTTTTCAACCCATCTGTCAGTTTTTAAGCAATATGAAATTATATTTAACGTCAACAGACCCCCAAGAGAACAGTATCTGAGTGAAGACACagttaaaacaaattttccacATGTCTAGAGAACTCCTTGTGGAACACATCTCACAAATGCCAAAGaggaagccttttttttttccctgtaaaTTATAAAGTGCAGAGTGCACAAAGGGCAGAGAAAGAGGGATTAGAAAAATCTgcaaatagtaaaaaaaaaaaagagagaacaagAAGGTAACAGACAGAGGCTGGGGCGTTTACATGAATTAATCATCGCAGAGCTCGAAAGATAAGACAAGAGCCTGAGTTCTAATCATTAGCTGATTTGTATTCAGTTCAGATGCTGGAGAATCGATGGTTTAGGCAGAAAAGACTCTTCAGGACTTTTAAGTATGAAGCGAAAGTGTGGAATGAAAGTAGAAATATTCTTTAGGTTTGGCATCAAATCTGCTTTTTGACCAAAATGTTATCTATATTGTTTATCTGATAAAAGGATAAAGCTGGTGCTGGTTGTTGTGGTATATTGAATTAGACCATTTTGTTTAACGTTTCATTCTTTTGAGGTCGATAGACATGGCATAGAGTCACACCTAGACTATATTTTAATGTCTGTAGTGTGCAAAATGGAGGATTAGGCAACAGCTACATTCAAACCAACATTTGCAAATTCAGAAGTATTTCTACCGCCTCATATGATGAAGGTTAGAATTTGTTGCTTCAattcaaacaaacatttttaatgaggTGGTGGATGTCGGGTTTTTGACCAAAATTGGATGCTTCTACAGAAATACTCT
The DNA window shown above is from Hemibagrus wyckioides isolate EC202008001 linkage group LG15, SWU_Hwy_1.0, whole genome shotgun sequence and carries:
- the fignl2 gene encoding fidgetin-like protein 2, producing MLSPIVPYSLLKMHWNPEHAQPLSQWPEQHLDVSSTTSSPAHKPELYSARGRGSYSYAWANDDISALTASNLLKRYAEKYSGVLDSAYERPVVGAYPEPGAFGALNGSQKSELEPWPLSHSTDSTYPLVPPSTHDGLKVAPAPTMPPGSGSVSAGSSNLSDSGYSGSSSCSGPHSSDYPPSYNGTYLSSGYCPQGSSALPPAPLHALQSGPTLLPSYTPSAPVYNYPPATYPHQTSLAPTYSHPTPPYLPSGIAAPTPISSRPTVVGGSYSYQNSSLGSSETAGSLKRKAFDMAPEEEEEEGRSRYRKYSYEALKSGGDSPYSIGDKAECRGNGFVTTSADPQAFKPSKPGSQPGIAGDEVGKYSGLKPLLSPAYGTAGEYSPPTAMTGENGGAEHGFPQQQRSLKHSEPLKSTEQRLLDVINNELQDCSMPPLWSDLVGHARIKAVLEDELLWPALRSDSSLRPPRTVLLFGPRGGGKTTLAHSMATQLGATFFRLNGTILLSKWKAEAEQLLGMLFSVAAARQPAVVLLSEVEAFEDDEGLRQQLQAQLEKVQRGMVMVVCSTRHPELLKEPLLRCMAKRYHISLPDGSGRRQLLLQALGPHGCSLSEQELAAVLQRCDGFSARELLQLSQQALASASASGTGQMHGLGVPLSSPAFKDFESAFCKVRPHGAPKELDTCMEWSKVYSH